Proteins from a single region of Synchiropus splendidus isolate RoL2022-P1 chromosome 3, RoL_Sspl_1.0, whole genome shotgun sequence:
- the pld1b gene encoding phospholipase D1 isoform X1, with protein MLRQSEPTSSTLELVANDMSSIMEKLDTRELDLNDGVYDTSDASAPAGHLPFTNVYQTVGFKESSAKVFLSSPITARILEVERFTSAQDRFNVTTQRSVSKSMPAVFKIELRHGEFSWLVKRKEKNFLDLHRELRTYKTFMRLPLPTRSHTIKRQSAARDEARQMPSLPRGGGEELAREEQVSSRRKQLEDYLNNLLKMPMYRNYHATMEFIDVSQLSFIHDLGPKGLEGTVQKRSGGHRIPGFNCCGRSKMCYRWSKRWLVVKDSFLLYMKPDSGAISFVMLVDKEFNIKMDSKDTETRHGVRIDSLSRSLVLKCSSYRHARWWGQSIEGFVRKYGSAFLTDHRFGSFAREEVNIPAKWYVNGKTYMEDVADALEEAREEIFITDWWLSPEIFLKRPVVEGNRWRLDCLLKRKAQQGVRIFVMLYKEVELALGINSGYSKKTLLHLHPNIKVMRHPDHVSSAVYFWAHHEKIIVVDQSVAFVGGIDLAYGRWDDLEHRLTDIGSVTLSHAEQAQAAAAALTQQNGGPPPADSGDQPKLKSHGRLRRARLSLRRHLQKHGLAHADSDSDLEDQDGSSWAPLQSGGGDLVGDTRFWHGKDYCNFVHKDWIQLDKPFDDFIDRHVTPRMPWHDIASVVHGKAARDVARHFIQRWNFTKMVKPKYRAQSYPCLLPKSHSTAGELRHLVPNCVQAKVQILRSASDWSAGIKYHEESIHNAYIHVIRESKHFIYIENQFFISCADNRHVFNKIGDTIAERIIRAFREGTKYRVYVVTPLLPGFEGDINTGGGSAIQAVMHFNYRTMNRGEHSIISQLKKEMGDQWMNYLSFAGLRTHAELEGRRVTELIYVHSKMMIADDNTVIIGSANINDRSMLGKRDSEVAVIVEDSETSRSVMDGQAYQAGKFALQLRLACFRMNLGANTDPSIDVSDPISDHFYKEVWMATCARNASIYQRVFRCLPSSDVRNHLELEGFLAQPGLDKEDPARAAEELKKIRGFLVQFPLQFLVEQNLLPPIGSKEAMVPMEVWT; from the exons ATGCTGCGGCAGAGTGAGCCCACGTCCAGCACGCTGGAGCTGGTGGCCAACGACATGAGCAGCATCATGGAGAAGCTGGACACCCGAGAGCTGGACCTCAACGACGGAGTGTACGACACGTCGGACGCCTCGGCGCCAG ccgGACACCTGCCCTTCACCAACGTCTACCAGACCGTGGGCTTCAAGGAGTCGTCCGCCAAAGTCTTCCTCTCGTCTCCCATCACCGCCAGGATCCTGGAGGTGGAGCGCTTCACCTCGGCACAAGATCGCTTCAACGTCACCACGCAGAGGAGCGTCAGCAAG TCCATGCCGGCGGTCTTCAAGATCGAGCTCAGGCACGGAGAGTTCTCGTGGctggtgaagaggaaggagaagaactTCCTGGACCTGCACCGGGAACTCCGGACCTACAAGACCTTCATGAGGCTGCCGCTGCCCACGCGCAG CCACACCATCAAGAGGCAGAGCGCCGCGCGGGACGAGGCGCGGCAGATGCCCAGCCTCCCGAGGGGCGGGGGCGAGGAGCTGGCACGGGAGGAGCAGGTGTCCAGCCGCAGG AAACAACTGGAGGATTACCTGAACAACCTGCTGAAGATGCCCATGTACCGGAACTACCACGCCACG ATGGAGTTCATCGACGTCAGCCAGCTGTCCTTCATCCACGACCTGGGACCCAAAGGCCT GGAGGGCACGGTGCAGAAGAGGTCCGGCGGCCACCGCATCCCCGGCTTCAACTGCTGCGGCCGCAGCAAGATGTGCTACCGCTGGTCCAAACG CTGGCTGGTGGTGAAGGACTCCTTCCTGCTCTACATGAAGCCGGACTCTGGCGCCATCTCCTTCGTGATGCTGGTTGACAAGGAGTTCAACATCAAGATGGACTCCAAAGACACGGAGACCAGGCACGGCGTCCGCATCGACAGCctctccag gtCTCTGGTCCTCAAGTGCAGCAGCTACCGACACGCCCGCTGGTGGGGCCAGTCCATCGAGGGTTTTGTTCGCAAGTACGGCTCAGCcttcctcaccgaccaccgcttCGGTTCCTTCGCCAGAGAGGAAGTCAACATTCCTGCCAAATG GTACGTCAACGGCAAGACCTACATGGAGGACGTGGCCGACGCCCTGGAGGAGGCCCGAGAGGAAATCTTCATCACTGACTGGTG GTTGAGTCCGGAGATCTTCCTCAAGAGGCCCGTGGTGGAGGGCAACCGCTGGCGCCTGGACTGCCTCCTCAAGCGCAAAGCG CAACAAGGCGTGCGCATCTTCGTCATGCTGTACAAGGAGGTGGAGCTGGCCCTGGGCATCAACTCGGGCTACAGCAAGAAGACCCTGCTGCACCTGCACCCCAACATCAAG GTGATGCGTCACCCCGACCACGTGTCTTCAGCCGTCTATTTCTGGGCACACCACGAGAAGATCATCGTGGTGGACCAGTCGGTGGCCTTCGTGGGCGGGATCGACCTGGCGTACGGCCGCTGGGACGACCTGGAGCACCGGCTGACCGACATCGGCAGCGTGACGCTGTCACACGCGGAGCAG GCCCAGGCTGCGGCGGCCGCCCTGACCCAGCAGAACGGCGGCCCCCCGCCGGCCGACTCGGGCGACCAGCCCAAGCTGAAGAGCCACGGCCGCCTGAGGCGAGCGCGACTCAGCCTCCGGCGCCACCTGCAGAAGCACGGCTTGGCGCACGCTGACAGCGACAGCGACCTGGAGGACCAAGACG GCAGCAGCTGGGCGCCGCTGCAGTCGGGGGGCGGGGACTTGGTGGGCGACACCAGGTTCTGGCACGGGAAAGACTACTGCAACTTTGTGCACAAAGACTGGATCCAGCTGGACAAGCCTTTCGACG ACTTCATCGACCGACACGTGACGCCACGGATGCCCTGGCACGACATCGCCTCGGTGGTCCACGGCAAGGCCGCCCGCGACGTGGCGCGACACTTCATCCAGCGCTGGAACTTCACCAAG atgGTGAAGCCCAAGTACCGCGCCCAGTCCTACCCGTGTCTCCTCCCCAAGTCCCACTCCACAGCCGGGGAGCTGCGGCACCTGGTCCCGAACTGCGTCCAGGCCAAAGTGCAG ATCCTGCGCTCGGCCTCGGACTGGTCCGCCGGCATCAAGTACCACGAGGAGTCCATCCACAACGCCTACATCCATGTCATCAGGGAGAGCAAGCACTTCATCTACATCGAG AACCAGTTCTTCATCAGCTGCGCCGACAACAGACACGTCTTCAACAAGATCGGAGACACCATTGCAGAGCGCATCATCCGAGCCTTCag GGAGGGAACAAAGTACCGCGTCTACGTGGTGACGCCGCTGCTGCCGGGCTTTGAGGGCGACATCAACACGGGAGGAGGAAGTGCCATCCAGGCTGTCATGCACTTCAACTACAG gacgATGAACCGAGGAGAGCACTCCATCATCTCGCAGCTCAAGAAAGAGA tggGCGACCAGTGGATGAACTACCTGTCCTTCGCCGGCCTGAGGACTCACGCTGAGCTGGAGGGCAGGAGGGTGACTGAGCTCATCTACGTCCACAGCAAGATGATGATCGCCGACGACAACACCGTCATCATCG GCTCGGCCAACATCAATGACCGCAGCATGTTGGGGAAGCGGGACAGCGAGGTGGCGGTGATCGTGGAGGACTCTGAGACCAGCCGCTCGGTGATGGACGGTCAGGCGTACCAGGCCGGGAAGTTCGCCCTGCAGCTGCGGCTGGCGTGCTTCAG GATGAACCTCGGCGCCAACACTGACCCCTCCATCGACGTGTCCGACCCCATCAGCGACCACTTCTACAAGGAGGTCTGGATGGCCACCTGTGCTCGCAACGCCTCCATCTACCAGCGG GTCTTCCGCTGTCTCCCCTCCAGCGACGTGAGGAACCACCTGGAGCTGGAGGGCTTCCTGGCCCAGCCAGGTCTGGACAAGGAAGACCCAGCTCGGGCCGCCGAGGAACTCAAGAAGATCCGCGGCTTCCTGGTCCAGTTCCCGCTGCAGTTCCTGGTGGAGCAGAACCTGCTTCCCCCCATTGGATCCAAGGAGGCCATGGTGCCCATGGAGGTCTGGACCTGA
- the pld1b gene encoding phospholipase D1 isoform X2 produces MPMYRNYHATMEFIDVSQLSFIHDLGPKGLEGTVQKRSGGHRIPGFNCCGRSKMCYRWSKRWLVVKDSFLLYMKPDSGAISFVMLVDKEFNIKMDSKDTETRHGVRIDSLSRSLVLKCSSYRHARWWGQSIEGFVRKYGSAFLTDHRFGSFAREEVNIPAKWYVNGKTYMEDVADALEEAREEIFITDWWLSPEIFLKRPVVEGNRWRLDCLLKRKAQQGVRIFVMLYKEVELALGINSGYSKKTLLHLHPNIKVMRHPDHVSSAVYFWAHHEKIIVVDQSVAFVGGIDLAYGRWDDLEHRLTDIGSVTLSHAEQAQAAAAALTQQNGGPPPADSGDQPKLKSHGRLRRARLSLRRHLQKHGLAHADSDSDLEDQDGSSWAPLQSGGGDLVGDTRFWHGKDYCNFVHKDWIQLDKPFDDFIDRHVTPRMPWHDIASVVHGKAARDVARHFIQRWNFTKMVKPKYRAQSYPCLLPKSHSTAGELRHLVPNCVQAKVQILRSASDWSAGIKYHEESIHNAYIHVIRESKHFIYIENQFFISCADNRHVFNKIGDTIAERIIRAFREGTKYRVYVVTPLLPGFEGDINTGGGSAIQAVMHFNYRTMNRGEHSIISQLKKEMGDQWMNYLSFAGLRTHAELEGRRVTELIYVHSKMMIADDNTVIIGSANINDRSMLGKRDSEVAVIVEDSETSRSVMDGQAYQAGKFALQLRLACFRMNLGANTDPSIDVSDPISDHFYKEVWMATCARNASIYQRVFRCLPSSDVRNHLELEGFLAQPGLDKEDPARAAEELKKIRGFLVQFPLQFLVEQNLLPPIGSKEAMVPMEVWT; encoded by the exons ATGCCCATGTACCGGAACTACCACGCCACG ATGGAGTTCATCGACGTCAGCCAGCTGTCCTTCATCCACGACCTGGGACCCAAAGGCCT GGAGGGCACGGTGCAGAAGAGGTCCGGCGGCCACCGCATCCCCGGCTTCAACTGCTGCGGCCGCAGCAAGATGTGCTACCGCTGGTCCAAACG CTGGCTGGTGGTGAAGGACTCCTTCCTGCTCTACATGAAGCCGGACTCTGGCGCCATCTCCTTCGTGATGCTGGTTGACAAGGAGTTCAACATCAAGATGGACTCCAAAGACACGGAGACCAGGCACGGCGTCCGCATCGACAGCctctccag gtCTCTGGTCCTCAAGTGCAGCAGCTACCGACACGCCCGCTGGTGGGGCCAGTCCATCGAGGGTTTTGTTCGCAAGTACGGCTCAGCcttcctcaccgaccaccgcttCGGTTCCTTCGCCAGAGAGGAAGTCAACATTCCTGCCAAATG GTACGTCAACGGCAAGACCTACATGGAGGACGTGGCCGACGCCCTGGAGGAGGCCCGAGAGGAAATCTTCATCACTGACTGGTG GTTGAGTCCGGAGATCTTCCTCAAGAGGCCCGTGGTGGAGGGCAACCGCTGGCGCCTGGACTGCCTCCTCAAGCGCAAAGCG CAACAAGGCGTGCGCATCTTCGTCATGCTGTACAAGGAGGTGGAGCTGGCCCTGGGCATCAACTCGGGCTACAGCAAGAAGACCCTGCTGCACCTGCACCCCAACATCAAG GTGATGCGTCACCCCGACCACGTGTCTTCAGCCGTCTATTTCTGGGCACACCACGAGAAGATCATCGTGGTGGACCAGTCGGTGGCCTTCGTGGGCGGGATCGACCTGGCGTACGGCCGCTGGGACGACCTGGAGCACCGGCTGACCGACATCGGCAGCGTGACGCTGTCACACGCGGAGCAG GCCCAGGCTGCGGCGGCCGCCCTGACCCAGCAGAACGGCGGCCCCCCGCCGGCCGACTCGGGCGACCAGCCCAAGCTGAAGAGCCACGGCCGCCTGAGGCGAGCGCGACTCAGCCTCCGGCGCCACCTGCAGAAGCACGGCTTGGCGCACGCTGACAGCGACAGCGACCTGGAGGACCAAGACG GCAGCAGCTGGGCGCCGCTGCAGTCGGGGGGCGGGGACTTGGTGGGCGACACCAGGTTCTGGCACGGGAAAGACTACTGCAACTTTGTGCACAAAGACTGGATCCAGCTGGACAAGCCTTTCGACG ACTTCATCGACCGACACGTGACGCCACGGATGCCCTGGCACGACATCGCCTCGGTGGTCCACGGCAAGGCCGCCCGCGACGTGGCGCGACACTTCATCCAGCGCTGGAACTTCACCAAG atgGTGAAGCCCAAGTACCGCGCCCAGTCCTACCCGTGTCTCCTCCCCAAGTCCCACTCCACAGCCGGGGAGCTGCGGCACCTGGTCCCGAACTGCGTCCAGGCCAAAGTGCAG ATCCTGCGCTCGGCCTCGGACTGGTCCGCCGGCATCAAGTACCACGAGGAGTCCATCCACAACGCCTACATCCATGTCATCAGGGAGAGCAAGCACTTCATCTACATCGAG AACCAGTTCTTCATCAGCTGCGCCGACAACAGACACGTCTTCAACAAGATCGGAGACACCATTGCAGAGCGCATCATCCGAGCCTTCag GGAGGGAACAAAGTACCGCGTCTACGTGGTGACGCCGCTGCTGCCGGGCTTTGAGGGCGACATCAACACGGGAGGAGGAAGTGCCATCCAGGCTGTCATGCACTTCAACTACAG gacgATGAACCGAGGAGAGCACTCCATCATCTCGCAGCTCAAGAAAGAGA tggGCGACCAGTGGATGAACTACCTGTCCTTCGCCGGCCTGAGGACTCACGCTGAGCTGGAGGGCAGGAGGGTGACTGAGCTCATCTACGTCCACAGCAAGATGATGATCGCCGACGACAACACCGTCATCATCG GCTCGGCCAACATCAATGACCGCAGCATGTTGGGGAAGCGGGACAGCGAGGTGGCGGTGATCGTGGAGGACTCTGAGACCAGCCGCTCGGTGATGGACGGTCAGGCGTACCAGGCCGGGAAGTTCGCCCTGCAGCTGCGGCTGGCGTGCTTCAG GATGAACCTCGGCGCCAACACTGACCCCTCCATCGACGTGTCCGACCCCATCAGCGACCACTTCTACAAGGAGGTCTGGATGGCCACCTGTGCTCGCAACGCCTCCATCTACCAGCGG GTCTTCCGCTGTCTCCCCTCCAGCGACGTGAGGAACCACCTGGAGCTGGAGGGCTTCCTGGCCCAGCCAGGTCTGGACAAGGAAGACCCAGCTCGGGCCGCCGAGGAACTCAAGAAGATCCGCGGCTTCCTGGTCCAGTTCCCGCTGCAGTTCCTGGTGGAGCAGAACCTGCTTCCCCCCATTGGATCCAAGGAGGCCATGGTGCCCATGGAGGTCTGGACCTGA
- the mynn gene encoding myoneurin produces MTQVSRHGKLLLQRLHQQREMDFLCDITIAVKDVEFRAHRNILAAFSRYFSSQAEKGQVVMTLDPDKVSRYALEKLLEFIYTGHMNLSSTRQGSVRRAAVFLGISEAMKYLEETYSWSEGAEGGEEAEASPGHPVSPGSAASPGPLSITSGKEALPGEEDEEGAEEAAAAEGSDLDAGEGSEMDLDPTAPEAGGRKRSLAEEDALEEAGGSAEPTPKSYRGRGRGRGRGRGRGAVKREDPEDSDGSLKDFGDTSADWSPTLDEGEVKKPRQSWRGRGRGRGRGRGRGRGRPRASDVDLEEEGQTAEDGYDMEEGGPEPAELDEASLTCGECNRVFKDTSSLRRHEHIHKGLKPFACIFCSKTFRQATQLKTHLRIHTGEKPFGCADCDKCFAQKCQLVAHRRMHHGEEKPYTCDRCGFKFATSSNYKIHIRLHSGEKPYVCDICGQAFAQSSTLTYHKRRHTGEKPYQCDLCGMSFSVSSSLIAHARKHTGVTPYKCTHANCEATFVTSSELKKHMRRLHPEGANSVQCLLCGNRFASVKNMIKHQEKAHADEVRQHKERARAVVLLASSHPVAFVQSKISQEAKSLASVPAAEPGNPEPVTPLPKAPPPGEPGPTAMDVLQELKVEPTDPPITSFGTEQEQTINSDTLHALVEQLRPTPTASPGPSPSPAQNLEQIVIIRTVDNSEQSAGPQ; encoded by the exons ATGACTCAGGTCAGCAGACATGGAAAGCTGCTGCTCCAGCGGCTGCACCAGCAGCGAGAGATGGACTTCCTGTGTGACATCACCATCGCCGTGAAGGACGTGGAGTTCCGAGCGCATCGGAACATCCTGGCGGCTTTCAGCCGCTACTTCTCCTCGCAGGCGGAGAAGGGCCAAGTGGTGATGACCCTGGACCCGGACAAGGTCAGCCGCTACGCcctggagaagctgctggagtTCATCTACACGGGCCACATGAACCTGAGCAG CACCAGGCAGGGCTCTGTGCGCCGCGCTGCCGTCTTCCTGGGAATATCGGAGGCCATGAAGTACCTGGAGGAAACCTACAGCTGGTCTGAGGGCGCCGAGGGGGGTGAGGAGGCTGAAGCGTCTCCGGGTCACCCTGTGTCCCCCGGCAGCGCCGCCTCCCCCGGTCCTCTCTCCATCACCTCGGGAAAAGAGGCGCTGCCgggggaggaggatgaagagggggcggaggaggcggcggcggccgaGGGGTCCGACCTTGATGCAGGCGAGGGAAGCGAGATGGACTTGGACCCCACGGCACCGGAGGCCGGGGGCAGGAAGAGGAGCTTGGCAGAGGAGGATGCGCTGGAAGAGGCCGGCGGGTCGGCTGAGCCGACGCCCAAGAGCTACAGGGGGCGGGGCCGGGGCCGGGGCCGGGGCCGTGGCCGGGGAGCAGTCAAGCGCGAAGACCCCGAGGATTCAGACGGGAGCCTGAAGGACTTTGGAGACACGTCGGCCGACTGGAGCCCCACACTGGACGAAGGCGAGGTCAAGAAGCCACGACAGAGCTGGCGGGGCAGGGGCCGCGGGCGGGGCAGGGGGCGGGGCAGAGGCCGGGGCAGGCCCAGGGCCTCCGACGTGGAtctggaggaggaaggccagacGGCCGAGGACGGCTACGACATGGAGGAGGGTGGGCCGGAGCCGGCGGAGCTGGACGAGGCCTCGCTGACCTGCGGCGAGTGCAACCGAGTCTTCAAGGACACCAGCAGCCTGCGGCGACACGAGCACATCCACAAGGGCCTGAAGCCCTTCGCCTGCATCTTCTGCTCCAAAACCTTCAGACAAGCCACGCAGCTCAAGACCCACCTGCGCATCCACACAG GGGAGAAACCCTTCGGCTGCGCCGACTGCGACAAGTGTTTTGCCCAGAAGTGCCAGCTGGTGGCGCACCGGAGGATGCACCACGGCGAGGAGAAGCCCTACACGTGCGACCGCTGCGGCTTCAAGTTCGCCACCTCATCCAACTACAAGATCCACATCAG GCTGCACAGCGGGGAGAAGCCGTACGTGTGCGACATCTGCGGCCAGGCCTTCGCCCAGTCCAGCACGCTGACCTACCACAAGCGCCGGCACACGGGCGAGAAGCCGTACCAGTGCGACCTGTGCGGCATGTCCttctccgtctcctcctctctcatcgCGCACGCTCGCAAGCACACAG GAGTCACGCCGTACAAGTGCACTCACGCCAACTGCGAGGCCACGTTCGTCACGTCGTCGGAGCTGAAGAAGCACATGCGGAGACTGCACCCGG AGGGGGCCAACAGTGTGCAGTGCCTGCTGTGCGGGAACCGATTTGCCAGCGTGAAAAACATGATCAAGCATCAGGAGAAGGCTCACGCCGACGAGGTGCGGCAGCACAAGGAGCGGGCGCGAGCAG TGGTCCTGCTGGCCTCCAGTCATCCCGTGGCCTTCGTGCAGAGTAAGATCTCCCAGGAGGCCAAGAGCCTGGCCTCTGTCCCGGCCGCCGAACCCGGGAACCCGGAGCCTGTGACGCCGCTgcccaaagccccgccccctggcGAGCCCGGCCCCACCGCCATGGATGTGCTGCAGGAGCTGAAGGTGGAGCCCACCGACCCGCCCATCACCTCCTTCGGCACCGAGCAGGAGCAGACCATCAACTCGGACACGCTACACGCGCTGGTGGAGCAGCTGCGGCCGACGCCCACCGCCAGCCCCGGCCCCAGCCCCAGCCCGGCCCAGAACCTGGAGCAGATCGTCATCATCCGCACGGTGGACAACAGCGAGCAGAGCGCCGGGCCGCAGTGA